From Draconibacterium halophilum, one genomic window encodes:
- a CDS encoding zinc-dependent alcohol dehydrogenase family protein, translated as MKAVYYEEFQGRVDVREVPNPTVSSDSVIIKVGATGLCRSDWHGWMGHDPDIVLPHVPGHELAGTIAEVGSEIKNFKVGDRVTVPFVSGCGCCPECQTGNQQVCDNQFQPGFTAWGSFAEFVEIKYADINLVHLPDEIDFVTAASLGCRFITSFRAVIDQGKVTAGQWVAVYGCGGVGLSAINIAAGAGANVIAIDIDDKKLQLAQKLGASIQINAKNTQDVPAEIIKVTGRGAHLSIDALGSQETCFNSISCLRKRGKHVQIGLTTADHKHPKVPMDKVVAHEIEIFGSHGMQAFRYNAVFEMIKAGKVHLELMLGQTISLEEAPEALMIMNNFENTGVTVIDKF; from the coding sequence GTGAAGGCGGTTTACTACGAAGAATTTCAGGGAAGAGTTGATGTAAGGGAAGTCCCCAATCCAACAGTTTCGTCCGACAGTGTGATTATAAAAGTTGGAGCTACCGGACTTTGTCGCAGCGACTGGCACGGTTGGATGGGGCACGATCCGGATATTGTTTTGCCTCATGTTCCCGGTCATGAGTTGGCCGGAACAATTGCTGAAGTTGGATCAGAAATAAAAAACTTTAAGGTTGGCGATCGGGTTACTGTTCCCTTTGTCAGTGGTTGCGGCTGTTGTCCCGAATGCCAAACGGGCAATCAGCAGGTTTGTGATAACCAGTTTCAACCGGGATTTACGGCCTGGGGATCGTTTGCCGAGTTCGTGGAAATAAAATATGCGGATATTAACCTGGTACATTTACCCGATGAAATAGATTTTGTTACAGCTGCCAGCCTTGGATGCCGCTTTATCACCTCTTTTCGTGCGGTAATCGATCAGGGAAAAGTTACAGCCGGACAATGGGTGGCCGTGTACGGTTGTGGAGGAGTTGGACTCTCGGCCATAAACATTGCAGCCGGAGCAGGAGCCAATGTAATTGCCATTGATATTGATGATAAGAAATTGCAATTGGCTCAAAAACTGGGTGCAAGCATTCAAATCAACGCTAAAAATACACAGGATGTTCCTGCTGAAATTATAAAAGTTACAGGTCGCGGCGCGCATCTTTCTATTGATGCGCTGGGCAGCCAGGAAACCTGTTTTAATTCCATTTCCTGTCTGCGAAAACGGGGAAAACATGTACAGATTGGTTTAACTACAGCCGATCATAAACACCCAAAAGTACCGATGGATAAAGTCGTTGCTCACGAGATTGAAATCTTCGGTAGCCATGGAATGCAGGCATTTCGCTACAATGCTGTTTTTGAGATGATAAAAGCCGGCAAAGTACATCTGGAGTTGATGTTAGGACAAACCATTTCGCTTGAAGAAGCACCGGAAGCATTAATGATTATGAATAACTTTGAAAATACCGGAGTTACAGTTATCGATAAATTTTAA
- a CDS encoding DNA polymerase III subunit alpha, whose translation MLLNCHTYYSYKFGTLSIDELIDEAIGKGYNSLVMTDINNTSATIDFIRRCQGKDLRPIVGIDFRNGAQQQYIGIARNNSGFQKLNEHLTMHLHEDADFSERAPEMEDVYFIYPVGKVHPKLLRENEFVGVKPTQISKIFGDLRNFRDKLVVLPPVTFRNKRDFNIHRLLRTMDNNTLLSRLPKSEEASPDEIMFPQEKIREVFHDFPDIIENTQRLINSCSIHFAFKKNKNKKCFTASPEEDFELLTKLANDGLKYRFGNPSDVVVARMEKELQVIRQMDFAAYFLINWDLIEYARREGCYYVGRGSGANSMVAYLLRITDVDPIELDLYFERFINPSRKSPPDFDIDFASRDRDHITRYIFDRHGWDHTALVGTYITFQYKSVVRELGKVFGLPAHEIEKLQKLNSLNGIDDIGRLVLQYSKLIHGFPSHLSVHSSGILISEEPISAYSATIMPPKGFPTVHFSMLEAEDIGFAKFDILGQRGLSKIQDAIQLAQENAGVEIDIHDLKTFKEDQQIKELLKCGNTIGCFYVESPAMRMLLTKLEADDYLRLVAASSIIRPGVAQSGMMREYILRYRDRSRCVAAKAEAPELYKLLEETYGVMVYQEDVIKVAHLFAGLTLAEADILRRGMSWKFKQRNEFGKIKDKFFSNCAERGYALDLVKRVWEQIESFANYAFSKGHSASYAVESFQALFIKAYYPLEYIVATINNGGGFYRTELYVHEARMHGATIFPPCVNRSEKQTVIEGKVIHLGLGFLKSLETNTVNAILKERYRGGYFHSLQDFLERVPISLEQLSILIRVGAFNFTRKSKKELLWNAHFILSKSKKTTPERTLFKQKVKEFKIPELYYHPLENAYDEIELLGFPVTCSPFHLLENMQLPPTTAADLAFLINQNVAIIGSLVHVKRTRTNDGKTMSFGVFIDFKGHWIDTVQFPEIAARYPFSGGGCYLIKGKVVEEFGFLSIEAAEIYRLPNENMEEPSTRLKAPDKSRLLGANYVENV comes from the coding sequence ATGCTACTAAATTGCCATACATACTACAGCTACAAATTTGGTACGCTTTCCATTGATGAATTGATTGATGAAGCGATCGGAAAAGGTTATAACTCGCTAGTAATGACGGATATTAACAATACTTCGGCAACCATCGATTTTATCCGCCGCTGCCAGGGCAAAGACCTGCGTCCTATTGTGGGCATCGATTTCAGGAATGGCGCACAGCAGCAATACATCGGCATTGCCAGAAACAACAGTGGTTTTCAAAAGCTGAATGAGCATCTGACCATGCATTTGCATGAAGATGCTGATTTTTCGGAACGGGCACCGGAAATGGAAGATGTGTATTTTATTTATCCGGTTGGGAAAGTGCATCCAAAACTGTTGCGCGAGAATGAATTTGTCGGTGTAAAACCAACACAGATCAGCAAAATTTTTGGCGACCTGCGCAACTTCAGGGATAAATTGGTGGTGTTGCCGCCGGTAACTTTTCGCAATAAACGTGATTTTAATATCCACAGGCTTTTGCGCACGATGGACAATAATACACTGTTGAGCCGCCTTCCAAAAAGCGAAGAAGCCAGTCCGGATGAGATCATGTTTCCGCAGGAAAAAATCAGGGAGGTATTTCACGATTTCCCGGATATTATTGAAAATACACAGCGCTTAATTAATAGTTGCTCCATTCATTTTGCGTTTAAAAAGAACAAAAACAAAAAGTGTTTTACTGCTTCGCCTGAAGAAGATTTTGAATTGCTGACAAAGTTGGCGAACGATGGATTAAAATATCGTTTCGGCAATCCTTCGGATGTTGTGGTCGCGCGAATGGAGAAAGAATTACAGGTGATCCGTCAGATGGATTTTGCTGCGTATTTTCTTATCAATTGGGATCTGATTGAGTACGCCCGCCGCGAAGGTTGTTACTATGTGGGGCGGGGAAGTGGCGCCAACAGTATGGTGGCTTACCTGTTGCGGATTACCGATGTTGATCCCATTGAGCTGGACCTGTATTTCGAACGTTTTATTAATCCCTCGCGGAAAAGTCCGCCTGATTTTGACATTGATTTTGCCTCGCGCGACCGTGATCATATTACCCGTTACATTTTCGACCGGCATGGCTGGGATCACACAGCACTGGTGGGAACCTACATCACTTTTCAGTACAAATCGGTAGTTCGCGAGTTGGGAAAGGTTTTTGGTTTGCCTGCGCATGAAATTGAAAAACTGCAAAAGTTGAATAGTCTTAATGGTATAGATGATATTGGTCGCCTGGTGTTGCAGTACAGCAAACTCATTCATGGTTTTCCGAGTCATTTGAGTGTGCACTCCAGCGGGATACTGATTTCTGAAGAGCCCATTAGTGCCTATTCAGCAACTATTATGCCGCCCAAAGGTTTCCCAACTGTTCATTTTAGTATGCTCGAAGCCGAAGACATTGGTTTTGCCAAGTTTGATATTCTGGGGCAGCGTGGACTGAGCAAAATCCAGGATGCCATTCAGCTGGCACAGGAAAATGCTGGTGTCGAAATTGATATTCACGACCTGAAAACGTTTAAGGAAGATCAGCAAATAAAAGAGTTGCTGAAATGTGGAAATACCATCGGGTGTTTTTATGTGGAATCGCCGGCCATGCGTATGTTACTCACCAAGTTGGAGGCCGACGATTACCTGCGTTTGGTGGCTGCCAGTTCCATTATTCGCCCGGGCGTGGCGCAAAGCGGAATGATGCGCGAATACATTTTACGTTACCGCGACCGCAGTCGTTGTGTTGCTGCAAAAGCCGAAGCTCCTGAGCTTTATAAATTACTGGAAGAAACCTACGGCGTAATGGTTTACCAGGAAGATGTGATAAAAGTGGCACACCTTTTTGCCGGACTCACGCTGGCCGAAGCTGATATTTTGCGGCGCGGCATGTCGTGGAAATTCAAGCAGCGTAATGAGTTTGGGAAGATCAAAGATAAATTTTTTTCCAACTGTGCAGAACGTGGTTATGCCCTCGATTTGGTAAAACGTGTGTGGGAGCAAATTGAGAGTTTTGCCAATTACGCTTTTTCCAAGGGGCACTCGGCGTCGTATGCGGTGGAAAGTTTTCAGGCGCTGTTTATAAAGGCGTATTATCCGCTGGAATATATTGTGGCGACCATCAACAACGGCGGAGGTTTTTACCGCACCGAATTGTATGTGCACGAGGCCCGCATGCACGGCGCAACTATTTTTCCGCCCTGTGTTAACCGTAGCGAAAAACAAACCGTAATCGAGGGGAAAGTCATTCATCTCGGTTTAGGATTTTTGAAAAGCCTGGAAACGAATACCGTAAATGCCATTTTGAAAGAACGTTACCGGGGCGGTTATTTCCATAGTTTACAGGATTTTCTGGAGCGCGTACCCATTTCGCTGGAACAACTGAGTATCTTGATCCGGGTGGGCGCCTTTAATTTTACCAGGAAATCGAAAAAGGAATTGTTGTGGAATGCACATTTTATTCTGTCGAAATCGAAAAAAACGACACCTGAACGTACTTTGTTCAAACAGAAAGTGAAGGAGTTTAAGATTCCGGAGCTGTATTATCACCCGTTGGAAAATGCTTACGACGAAATTGAACTACTGGGATTTCCAGTTACCTGTTCACCATTTCATTTGCTGGAAAATATGCAGCTGCCGCCAACCACTGCTGCTGATCTGGCTTTTTTGATTAATCAGAACGTAGCTATTATAGGAAGTTTAGTGCATGTGAAACGCACCCGAACCAACGATGGCAAGACCATGAGTTTTGGTGTATTTATTGATTTTAAAGGACACTGGATCGACACGGTGCAGTTTCCTGAGATTGCCGCGCGTTACCCTTTTTCGGGCGGTGGCTGTTACCTGATAAAAGGAAAAGTGGTGGAAGAATTTGGCTTCCTTAGTATCGAAGCGGCTGAAATCTACCGCCTGCCCAATGAAAATATGGAAGAACCATCAACACGACTAAAGGCGCCGGATAAAAGTCGGTTGTTGGGGGCGAATTATGTAGAGAATGTGTAG